GTCTAGTTGGAAATCTAATGTAAGTGGATCATTGAAATAGAATTCCATCATGTTTGCTTCATATACACGATTATTTTTTACTGCTGGAATGTTTTTATATGATTCTGTCTCTTGGAATGAGTTATCAGTATCTTTATTTTTACTTACGATTAAGTAATCACCAGCAAACTCAGGTAATACCTCAGTAGATAATGCGTAGTAACCTTCTTTTAATGCTTTTTCTTTTACTTTTTCAGGCATTTTTAATTTCATTTCTTGGTAAAGAATTTCTGTTCCACGGCCCCAGTTTTCGCCGTATACGTAAAGCTGTTTGTTGAAGTTTTCAACAACAGAAACTGTTGCATCTTCACCAATCTTCGCTTTAATGTCTTTTCCAGCTGTTTGTGCGCGTTTCTTGAAATCATCAACCCAAGTTTTTGCTTCTTTTTCTTTATTTAATAATTTACCGATTTCTAAGTGTTGTGTTAAGTAATCAACTTTTCCGTAAGTGTATGTTACAGTAGGAGCGATTTTCTTTAATTTATCAACATTTTTAATATTGGATAAACCAATGATTAAATCTGGATTTAATTCTGCAATCTTTTCAACATTCTCATCTGATACTTCCGCAACATTTTTAAGCTTGCTATCGAAACGTGG
This genomic interval from Bacillus cereus contains the following:
- a CDS encoding iron-hydroxamate ABC transporter substrate-binding protein — its product is MKKLFISLTVLFVLVMSACSNGSTDKKNDAKGKKSETITYQSENGKVEVPANPQRVVVLSSFAGNVMSLGVNLVGVDSWSKQNPRFDSKLKNVAEVSDENVEKIAELNPDLIIGLSNIKNVDKLKKIAPTVTYTYGKVDYLTQHLEIGKLLNKEKEAKTWVDDFKKRAQTAGKDIKAKIGEDATVSVVENFNKQLYVYGENWGRGTEILYQEMKLKMPEKVKEKALKEGYYALSTEVLPEFAGDYLIVSKNKDTDNSFQETESYKNIPAVKNNRVYEANMMEFYFNDPLTLDFQLDFFKKSFLGQ